A genome region from Erigeron canadensis isolate Cc75 chromosome 3, C_canadensis_v1, whole genome shotgun sequence includes the following:
- the LOC122593967 gene encoding mitochondrial import inner membrane translocase subunit TIM17-2-like, with product MATPETSREPCPDRILDDFGGAFGMGAVGGSAYHFCRGIYNAPKGERFIQGVHGMRMNGPRVGGSFAVWGGLFSAFDCTMIYVRQKEDPWNSIFSGAATGGFLAMRQGFKPAARSAAFGGVLLALIEGAGITLNKFFSAPQPNLVMMEDGQGQDQEMPNDGSSLSSWFGGLFEGKKEVPEAGGVKTEVLESFDSPIPPAFEFK from the coding sequence ATGGCCACTCCCGAAACTTCACGAGAACCCTGCCCAGATCGAATCTTAGATGACTTCGGCGGCGCTTTCGGCATGGGTGCGGTGGGCGGTTCAGCCTACCACTTCTGTAGAGGCATATACAACGCTCCAAAAGGCGAACGTTTCATTCAAGGCGTACACGGTATGCGTATGAACGGGCCACGTGTCGGCGGAAGTTTCGCCGTATGGGGTGGTCTGTTTTCAGCCTTTGATTGCACAATGATTTATGTCAGACAAAAAGAAGATCCATGGAATTCAATCTTTTCTGGTGCTGCAACTGGTGGGTTTCTTGCGATGCGTCAGGGTTTTAAACCGGCAGCCCGGTCTGCGGCTTTTGGTGGGGTTTTGTTGGCTTTGATTGAAGGTGCTGGAATTACGTTGAATAAGTTTTTTAGTGCTCCACAACCTAATCTTGTTATGATGGAAGATGGGCAGGGTCAAGATCAGGAAATGCCGAACGATGGTTCGTCGCTTTCTTCGTGGTTTGGTGGTTTGTTTGAAGGGAAGAAAGAGGTACCTGAAGCGGGTGGTGTGAAGACTGAGGTTTTGGAGAGTTTTGATTCGCCTATTCCTCCCGCTTTTGAGTTCAAGtga